ataatttacatttttggCTTAGTAATATGAGTTATTAGcgttttttttataaactagtcaaaatatcaacaataaaaaaagtattatattatttattagggTTTTAATTTCTAAGGGACCCATTTCTATGAACATGATAATCCATGAAAATAATTGTTCAAACCCTTAATCCCCATTATTCAAACCCAATAGAGTTGAATTCAAAGTAAACCGTCAAATTAGAAAAGAtgcaaaaacaaatattaaaagTCAATGCACATGTGATGTTATTCGAAAATTCTACTTGGTCTTCTATGATAgtaattgaaatttttagacATGGTAGTTGATACTTAACACCTACTATAAATAGTTTAATTTGGGGTTCTTAAAAGATCACAACCAATAGTCTCTTTAATTTCCATCTATCTaatctatttattttcttaattaatcatcattatttatactaattaagCTATAATTATGGGGATTAAGATTTATGGAATGCCCATATCTGGATGTACCCAGCGTGTATTGGCCGCTGCTCATGAGAAGAACCTTGATTATGAATTGGTTATTGTTGACTTGAGGAAACACCAACAAAAGGAACCATCTTTTCTCTCCCTCAATGTAAGTATTTGttattactccctctgtttcaTAATGTCTGTTGActgttatatttaatttttttattttttacatatttttagtatatttaAGTCTTGATATCTGTAAAATActcttttattaaaaatttaaaaatttatatgtattgaaatttatataacaCGATGAATCTAGCAAGTTTTATTAATGGAAGGGGTAGTTGGTTTTAACTTGGGTTAAAGGGTTTGATTAACAAGAGTTGAAGGTTATACAATGAATTTAGCGGATCATTTATAATGCTAGTGACCAGAATTGAGTGACATGGTTACAATAATTGTACTTACTGATTAGATATTAAACTTTgcaactaataatttataaatggttcattatatagaaaattatattaaaaaaatagaaatatgtattgaaattttatatattggCATGAATTTAAGAAAATCCTAACATCTTTATATCCATGAAAATTTATGTTCGATATTTCCCTCTCTATATGTAATAATATTTCAAACATAATCGacaatatgaaaaaatttatataatataattttatacttattttttttgttatgattttagttaatttgtaatttactGATATAATATAAGTATCTTTACTCATCCtttaatttatgtaaaatttcaGCCGTTTGGTCAAGTCCCTGTTTTCCAAGAAGGAGATCTCAAATTGATTGGTAtgatttaatttcatttctcTAAACTACCTATACTGTATCGAATTTCATAGAGCATCTAAAGAGTATTTTATTCTCGAATTTTaactatcaatttaaatttttaattaatttactaaATCACAATTATAATTGTCATTGTTTTATTTCTCTTAACTCCTACAATAATTAGCATAATGTTAAGAGTAGATTTCATTTGAAATCGTCATactaatattacaaaaaaaaaatggcggCTAATAAAAAACttcaacaacaatttttttttttttaatattccatTCAAAGACAAAAGCCAGTAAAAGTATAGTATAGACTTAGTAGCTACTCTAgtaaaagaccgtctctcagaTAAACGATCTCAAAACATGAAGCTCACATTCTTATTTCCTTTTtaaattgtattaattgggctatttaacccatatatgTAATGCGTCTCTCGGAAAGACcttctctcacaacaatttgtgttaattttaactactcttgtgagagaccgtctctagAGAAAGCCCATCATATAGGGGCCGTATTTGGGTGCTTTATATTTCAAAGTGCAGTCAATTTTTGAACAATTAAGTATTTCGTTGAAATAATTACTTAGACACTGTATAATACGGTCTTGAAAATACGTCACATGTGAGGAATATCCCACATAATTAAAATAGTGGGGTGTGAACTTACACATAATGTTTGGTGGGTTATCATCCTAATATCATATAGCTTTAGAAAAGAGTAACCTTATCGAGTGTATATGCAAGTCAGCACTAATTGCCCGTGGTTTGTGTGCCCGAACCTACTAGTGCCCATAGTTATATCCACACTAATGGGTTCATGGAGTAATTATATGACGAATTATCACATCTTAACGTAAAGTTTTTCCATAATATCTAATTTTTCATAcattgatttcaattttttgtCTCAATTTAATAGAATCAAGGGCAATAACAAGATACATAGCATATACTTATGAAGGCCAAGGAACACCTCTTATCTTCAAAGACAATAAACAAATGGCACATCTAACGGTAGCTATGGAAATCGAAGCTCACCAATTCGAGTCGATCGCCATTAAACTAGCAATGGAGCTTGCTTACAAGGGTTACATGGGCTTGGCTTGTGACGATGCAATAGTAAATGAATACGAGCCTAAATTCGCAAAGGTCCTTGACATATACGAAGCGTATTTGTCGAAGAATAAGTACGTAGCAGGTGATACTTTTAGTCTAGGAGATGTTCATCACATGCCCGCCTTGCAAACATTGAGTGGTACCAAAATTAAGAAGATGTTCGAGGAACGCCCTCATGTCAATGCTTGGCGTGAGGAAATTTTGGCTAGGCCTTCTTGGCAAAAGTGTATGGCCATGAAGAAAGAGTTTTTGGAACAATAgagatcatatatatatatatatatatattacctcCGTTTTGAAATACCTGTACCTGATAGTAACATATTGCTGTGTGGGATAATGTTACATATCAGATATAAATATAATGGAACGGGGGAATCAAGTATGATTTCTATGTTTGTGTTTTTATGATGCTTGGGTATAAGTGTTGTTGTGTGATTGAAAGGTTTACGGGTTGATTTTTGGAAGTAGACTCTTGCGTAAATGCAAGAtatgtcttttatttttctataatttttgtgTTCGTGAACTGTATTGAGGTTTGTcatactaaaaaattaaataagtacgaCTTGTACACAAAGTTTGTTATTGTTGTATTAGTTTTTCCAATTATGATTGGATGTTgtgttataattaataattaataaagattatttttttaacatttgcaATATTTTCTCCGCAAATTTTATTTTCGCTAGAAGTTTCTTTAGTTTCTTATGAATTATATCGATAGAGCATTTGAGTGTTTGCGAGAACTAATACATAGATTAGAGAATATATAAGTGGTAAGGAGTAAATATGGGATCTAAAGCTAAAAACTTGGCTCAGACTAAAAATATACTCCcacctattcaccttaagagttccatttgacttttcacaggttttaaggagagtcaaaagtgggaccttaaggataggaaagagagtggtattatgggtttttaatgtaagggaggaaaattaatatgggtaatggagggtataattgaaaataggataaagctactaagggcataaaagttaaaaacccataataaaaatataaatgagacaattaaaatgacttgaccataaaagaaaatgagacacgtaagctgaataggagggagtaatactgAGGGAGTAATATGGCTGCCTATAAATATGCTTTGAACGGAATGTAATCAAATCATTTTCTTTGTATAGTAAACATATAAATACTCATTCTAAGCTATTGTATTATATGATTTGACAAAATTGAGGAAATCTAGAGTGAGAAAGCCACAACGTAAATAAAGTTTTATCACTTTATTTCAAGTTGTATAAAATACCAACCGACAAACATTAGAATCATATGTGGAGCAAAAATAAGTAATCAAACTAAAGATAATAAAGTAATTGTAAATTAACGCAGATTAATATTTAAAACCCCTTAATATTTAAAGTCATATCTCACTGCATTACATGAATTAAATTGGTGGTTGAAGATGCTTGTTAGCTAGTTTGGCCAGCTGAAAAATATAGAATAATTTGCTAGTTGAAAAGTTAGTTATTTAAGTCATTTGTTATGAAGGTGTTTCGTAaaaattgattgttggttgttaACTATTGACAATTTATCATAGACAAAATGGATAAAAAGTCATTAGCCAatgaaaaaaaactaatttagtAGTCTTGATTTTTTCGAGAAACTTAAAAACCATTTACTAAAGAACAACTCTAGTATAAGGCTGTCTCACTTTAAGATAgatttataaaaatgaaaaaaataaaaagtaagtattttttttttttgagataataaaaattaagtatttGGATATCTAAAGTgtgaattttttaaactttaaaatgactaattaaacattaaacaactaaaacttaatattttatgtgAGAATTAAAGTGAAGTTTATGTAATGTAGTTAGACTCGTTGACCCAATTAATGATTGTCTCACaataaaactattttaaaaaagaatttgtattagctaaatatttttgtggttgttttgatcaattaaacggccaaaaaaataaatatcaaaaccAACTAAAAATTCGATGAAAAAGTCATTTACAGAAAATATGAATAATCATCAATTAGTGAAAGTCAACAATGTTTGGCTAGGCTAGATGGCATACCAAAAAGTTTGACTTTTCCATCTTCTGGAGCCGCTCCAAATGACTGCAAATGTATATATTCatacataataaataatttcagcatcattatataatttaatagttGATGATATATACGAATAAATTTTACGTTGACGTtgaccttattttatattttaactcttCAAAGGCAATTGAAGATTTTAAATTAGCCTCCACCTcttccaagaaaaaaaaaatatagactttagaataattataattattttatataaactGAAATTAATAATGCAATTAAATTTACATCACTTTTCCGCTATTGTCATTACaccatattttaaaaatatagttgacggtagaattttattttttagttggtcggataattaaaagaattataattggtaaataatttttgagccaattaaaaaaatatatgaccgaaaataaaaaaataaaaaataaaacttttttgCGGTTTTTTCATTGAGTTATCATACATGAGgcaatcaaataatttttattaaatatctcTTTTTAATGGATGATATAAATATGACTTAGCAGCTAACAAAAAAAgtcaatattatttatttaacgggtgatattaatcaaaaaatataacTAAACCATCTAATATCAATATTCAATCTGCCAACAGCGCATTTGCCGAATACTCCAAAGACTTGCACAAGTAAGCTATAGTTGCATCTTACTTGATCAACATTTTATCCTCATCAAGATGGTCAATGGGTTGGCCCTAAAGCTCGAGCCTACATAAACTCAACTCAATCAAGTTTGCATGAGTTTAACTCAGACAAGAAATCGAGCTAATACTAAATTGACTATCATCCTAAACCAAGCTTAATCAATATTTTGAGTCTAACTCTGAACTATGCCTAATCCGTTGTAAGCCCTAAGATGATATCGTAGGAAATTAGTAAAAGTTTGAATTAatcatggtaatttttcctgttttgataatataaaaattcttataatttttaatcatgcaTAGTTACAAATATTAATGATTAAAACAGTAcattaaataacataaaaactACTTCCTCTAGCCCACAAGAGTtacaataattttctttatagTTCATCTCATATTATAATGTGCTATAATTCTAATTTTGTTTCAGCCTCTTACTTTTGCTGTAGTTCACGTTCACATATTTAACTTGTTCATTCCCACTTCACATTGTTAAACACCAATTTATACTGCAAATCTTTTGACAGAGAGGAAAAAAATAAGCAAGAAAAGCATATTGCTAAGACACTAGTCACCATCACATGatttacacaaaaaaaaaacttaatctATCAGATAAATCATCCACGTAGGTAGTgctgttcaaatgtgacccgacccgGAAATTCGACCTGAAAATGAGTATCTTTTTTAGATTTATCGAACCGATATTACTCGAACCGAAGTTGCACCTGAACCGATTGACAACCAAAAATGGGAAACTAAACCCAAACTGtgaccgatttttataaccgacatgtAACCGTtgaccgagattacccgaatcTAATAGTGATCGAACCAAGTCATATCCAACCCGTATCATGCTCGAAACAGAACTCAACCTGGCTATAACCAACTTAACCCGAATCAATTTTtaatcgaactgctgtaaacctgaaccaatttctaacatagaagtatgatcaactcatattttatcatcttattagttaatttaataaagcgatagatattttcataaattaaattttaaaaatacatggttttatatatttagagttaataatcaatgagtaatgactaataaactatttttaataaaattggatgaaaaatgatagaactttaattttaatttacagtcaaacaagtaaaagtaacaaagtaataattactaattgatttggattttaacttccctcaagtaaagagaatattgtcatgaattaaaaaatgactagcaACTTAATGTGACATTGACTCGATCGATAGTATTAATTAGTAACTCGTAGCCGAatttaacttgaaaaaaaattacatggattcgatctgtacccgataaaaccgaaccaattgtTAACCGAtaacaacccgagaccgattgacactcgactcgaacttcaaccgacaccggaCTGATgcaaacccgatagctcgaataactgatcttcaaccgaaccgtgactaaccaacCCGACCCGAATGTGACCCGTCGTAACACGCAtccgattaataatcgatccgAAATTCAATCGAACTGAATGACACCCATCCTAAACTGACCTGATcactcgaatgaacacctctacacgTAGGTTAGTATTGATCAAGAttataaagataatatatatatatatatatatatatatatatatatatatatatatatatatatatatatatatatatatgtatgtatatatatatatatatgtatatatatatatatatatatgtatatatatatatatatatatatatatatatatatatatatatatatatatatatatatatatatatgtatatatatatatatatgtatatatatgtatatatatatatatatatatatatatatatatatatatgtatatgtatatatatatatatatatatatatatatatatatatatatatatatatatatatatatatgtatatgtatatatatatatatgtatatatatatatgtatatatatatatatgtatatatatatatatatgtatatatatatatatgtatatatatatatatatatatatatatatatatatatatatatatatatatatatatatatatatatatatatatatatatatatatgcgcgCGCGcgcgtgtgtgtgtatatatatatatatatacatatatatacatatatatatatatatatatatatatatatatatatatatatatatatatatatatatatatatgtacatatatatatatatatatatttatatatatatgtacatatatatatatatatatatatatatatgtatatatatatatatatgtatatatatatatatgtatatatatatatatgtatatatatatatatgtatatatatatata
The Amaranthus tricolor cultivar Red isolate AtriRed21 chromosome 11, ASM2621246v1, whole genome shotgun sequence DNA segment above includes these coding regions:
- the LOC130827442 gene encoding glutathione S-transferase F2-like — its product is MGIKIYGMPISGCTQRVLAAAHEKNLDYELVIVDLRKHQQKEPSFLSLNPFGQVPVFQEGDLKLIESRAITRYIAYTYEGQGTPLIFKDNKQMAHLTVAMEIEAHQFESIAIKLAMELAYKGYMGLACDDAIVNEYEPKFAKVLDIYEAYLSKNKYVAGDTFSLGDVHHMPALQTLSGTKIKKMFEERPHVNAWREEILARPSWQKCMAMKKEFLEQ